GATGTGTATTGCTTCATAGCGTTATGAATGTCTCCTATGGCTTCTTTCAGTGCTTCTTTAGGTAGTTCCTCTTGTGTTCTCTGTAGGGGAGTCCCCCTAGCAGAGTTCGGGTTGGCTCTTCTTGATGCACTTGATTCCTCTTTTTCCCCTTCAGAGCGTGGGAATCCCCTGTCTCTGAGGAGACCTCTATCCTCACGAAGAGATGAGTGGTGAGAATTCCTTCGATCTCCATGATGTATGGCAGAGTGAGAGTAACCTTCTCTATCGCTATAGCGGTAGTCCTGACCTCTTTGCCATTGTGAGTCTTTGTCTTCAGACCTTCGTGTGTTTGAGTCTCGCAGCTGTCTTTGCTTATCTCGGAGATTGCTGTACTGTCGGGTTCCATAGTAGTCTTCATTTGGTCggctgtatggggacatgcgaACGTCCCTATGGTGGTCTGAAGGTGCTTTACCACTCGGAGGTCTTCCTCGCATCCTACTGGATTCATCTAATTTGGAAGATAGGACATGGCCCTCTTTGTTACTCTCCGCCATAGTCAGCTTCTCTTTCTTCTCAGCTTTTGCCTTGAGGCAATCCCTGGCCTCATGGTCAAGGCGGTTGCAGTAGGAGCAGTGTTTCGCTAGTTGTTCATATACCAGTGTGGCTGTGACTTCTCCTTTTGGAAACTCAACAACTGAGCTTGTGATGAGGGGAAGTCTCCCGTTCACTTGCACTCGCATTCTTACATTGAGAGAGTTTATTTCGGCTTCTTCATACACTCCTATGTCTTCCCCGATTGCTCTGATTGTTCCTTCTGTCCATAGGTGTACTGGAATTCCTTGGACCTTAATCCAAAACGGTATCAGAGAAGGGAAATCAGTCGCCATTGTTGGGTTCCATCTTTCTACAATCACCATCCATTTTGCATATTGGTAGGATCGTTTCTCAAGGACCCTGAGGAggtcttcttctttgtcaaacTGGAATTGGAACATGTCTTGCCCCAAATCCGAGCCCATAGGTCGGGTTTCCGTAGCCCAGCGCTCTGCGAAGAAAGGTAGTAAGGACCATATCTTCTGAACTGATGGGTTTGTGACTCTTCCGATTAAGGTAAGTGAGTGCTTCTGTAAGAGGTACGAGTTGGCTGGCTCTGGTACTCTAACACGTGCCTTTCTTGGTGCCTGATAAGGTTCAGACACTATCGCTTTGCCTTTGTCTGCAGCAGAAAGTCTTCTGTTGTCCATTGTTTGTAACGCAGTGTAGGTTACTGGGAGAGTTCTTCTCTGTTTGTCGGTTCTTTGTAGCGACGAGTTGGTTTAAGATGTCTTCTGTGGCTTGTGGTACTTCGGAGAGCCTGTTGACTAGTTCGGTGAAATCTCTTCCGCTGTCTCCTTGCTTTCTCTAGCTCCTGTCTTTAGTGGTTCGTCGGTGGAGAGTCTTCGAGTGGCATGGCGGTCCCGCCGACTCACGTCGGGGGAGTGAACCCGGCGTTTTGTTTCTTCACGCGGTGGGTTTCAGCGAAGTGACCACTGGATAAAGCTCTAAACGGAAAAGATTTGAAAAGATTCTCTGTTCTGATTCGGCGGAAGATTCTAAACAGGGAAATATCTGGTGGGTAAAAGAAAGTAGTGCCCAAAGTCAACTAGCTAGGGACCAGTCTCTTATATGATCTATCTGCTCGTTTTGATTCCGGAAAAAACTTTTAAGTTAATAGATACTCTTAAAACGTACAGGATATAACTCTGGGAATTGCGCTTGGGTCTGCAACACAGATTGCTTTGTTCGTGGTAAGCTAATTGAAGTTCACCAGACAACTATGTAGAGGCTACATTATTATTAACTATTATGttactattttaattttgacaACCGGGTGGtaactaattatttaaaaatttgtagCTGACaatagtttttatataaaaataggtACCAGTCACAGTGTTAGTGGCATGGGCAATGGGAATAGAAATGGACCTTAACTTTAACCTCCTTGAGACCGCATGTCTTGCCTTGTCCATCCTCGTCACTTCCTTCACATTGCAGGTGCGTTTTCTTCAGTTTATTTGActgtaattaaatataataacgAAGATTTGTGTAATTTTGATTGAATACATTTTATGAATGATAGGATGGGACTTCGAATTATATGAAAGGCTTGGTTCTTCTTTTGTGTTATATTGTCATTGCTGTCTGCTTCTTTGTCGCTAATTCACCTTCAGGTAAGCTTTGCCATTTTTTCCCTTAATTGTTTATATTAGTGTCTTCAATTTTCAGTATTGCTACTGTTTTGTACGATTAATAGTATGCAATTCATTTTGTTTTGCACTTTCTCAACTGCAGCCGAAACAAGTACAACTAATCATACATTGACAAAAAGGTATGTTATGTTTACTAATTAATCATGTAATAGGGTGCACTACTTGGTTTTTattgcccccccccccccccaccccccccccctaaaccctaaaccctaaaccccaaaccccaccccccccccttcacccccccccccctcaccTCCCAACAACATATATAGTGAAcagaaaaaatgaagaaaatatcaATCAACCTTCTAAAGAATCTATATTCTATTGTtgctaaatattaagttttaatttaCAAGTGAAAATCAagtaatttaagaaaaacaaaatttaaccaatcaaccgttttttttttcagaatagattctatatattgatatatggttaatatttttGCAGGTAACTGAACTATGTTTGACtcctttttgtatttttcatattttattttcggattatatattgtgtatattataacattaatatttttttataaaaggatTCCTTTTGTTACATTATTTTCTATTAGGGTATTCAGTAAGGTCACAGAGTATATACAAAAAAGGTATGCTTCCCAAGTAATATTAGTCATTACGACCAGAATTAccatatatatcgtaatatggTTGTAAAAATTGATGAAATGATAATTTATAACAATATCGTCGATAACTTggaaaattaacatattttaggatatatttttctctttatttgtCGGCAACATAGTTTAGGGAATTTTTATAACTATATACATGGATTATTTTGGCAATTTTTTATTGCTTAAACTTGTTTTTAAGAAGAAAAGTGGTCCAACACAGCATGATAAGCAGACttttggattaaaaaaatatttgactcTCAATATTCATAAGGACTTGTACATTTGTGTTTAAACCTCAACGATAAATGGTTCAATGTCCATTTTTCAGCTTATATAAGTGTTTTCTCTTATTATCAGCCTGGCGAGAGATTAAGTGAGTCCCAAATTTCTCGATTGAATTCTCTGATCGTTATCAATATGACTTTTTGTATATGAATGTCCAAgttttgctctctctctctctctctctctctctctctctctctctctctctctctctctctctctctctctctctctctctctctctctctctctctctctctctctctctctctttgggTCCATGTGTTAACTTCTTTAGGTAGCATTGAGTTCTGTCACGTCATGTTAACATGTGGATTAAACTCCACCTCACCTATTCGGACCAGTTGAACGGCCATAGTGGCTTCCTCTATTGGGTGTAATTGTGTTGGATTGTCCATTAGATGATAAAATCGACAATTTTCAACAACCAaatctctatatataatgcGATTAATGAGTTTACTATATAATCTCCAAAAGGAAATATTCATCCAGACCACCTCAATGAAAATGCTTGTTTTaccatcaaaatcaaaatgaacAAGTATATTCGAAACCAATCATGCTGAtgattaatgaatttttttttccagaacacCTTAATGAAAATGCTTGTTTAaccatcaaaatcaaaatgaacAAGTATATTTGAAACCAATCATGCTGATGATTAATGTTGAGTTACAATCAAAATTACTCTATTGTAGTTTAATTATGGCTGTCGTTGCAAGCGTTTTAGATAACAAAACATATGATGTCAGTTAGGGAAGGTTTCCAGTTCCCCTATAAAAACATGCAGTATTTATGAAAGCATCCAGAAACTAAGTTAGTGTTAGTTATACTagtattttataagaaaatacttGCCATTTCCACTATGAAAACATGCAGCTATATTAAACCAGATAAGATTATAGCTTTTGCTCAAGCTAACTTTTAAGTATCATTCAATTAGAAAAGCTGATCATATAAATATAACAGAAATAGACATCCCAACAAACTTAGTTTTTAAATATAGGGTTTGTTGATTTTCTATTTGAAAAGTAAAACGAATTGAATtgcattatatttttaaaatttggagAATCAGTTTGCATTATCCAATTCAATTAAAAAACATCATTCAACGGCTGAGgttgaataaaaattaaaaatagatctTAATTATTAAATAGGACAATCATTTAGGTTTAGCAATTTAACAATTCCAGTTTCTTCAAAACCACCAACAAAACTTATTGATGCATGTTTATACTATGCAACTATTAACCTTAAAGGTGTTAGTATAATTTTCCTTGAGCTTCCTCGAGTCATACTCTATTTAGTTATTACTAGATCGAGAAAACAATAATATCCGAACCGTTAAAAACGCGGTTGTCAAACGAGTCGTTGTAATCGGTAAATGCCAaacgagttaaaaaaaaaaaaaacaagaaaactagCCCTAACATTATACTTGCCTTGCAAGTTGCAACGAAAGTGGGAATAAACTATCTACCACTGATAACAGAAGTAGAAGAAATCCTTGTAATGGAGAAAGATGTAACTGAGCTCGAAGCCCTATCAGACGAAACATAACCTTCAAACTTGGATCCTAAATCACTTGTTGAAGAATCTGAATATCCCCAATGGTCATCAATCACAGGAACATCTTCGTCTCCGTTCAAATACCTAAGCACCATTCTCATGGATGGCCGAGACTCCGGTCTCTGATGGCAACAGAGCAATCCGACGGCGAGGGAAACCTTTGCCTCTATACTGTCGTAACAAGATCCTAGTCTTGGATCCACAGCAGTGAGAATCTCCCGCAGCTCCATAACCCAATctggcaagaagaagtttccAGAGTCGGTAGGTCTTCTCCCGGATACGATCTCTAGCAGCAAAACGCCAAACGCGAAAACATCAGACGCGGTCGATGATTTACGGGTGCGTGTCAACTCGGGGGCCATATAGCCGATGGTGCCGACGACAACGGTGGTGTGGGACAGCGAACCCCCGCGTTCGTAAAGCCTGGCGAGCCCGAAATCACCAAGTCTCGGGTTCATGTCATCATCGATGAGAACGTTGCTGGGTTTGACGTCTCTGTGGATCACAATCTTCTCCCATTCTTCGTGGAGATAGAGCAGCCCAGACGCGACTCCTTTGGCGATCTGAAAACGCACGTTCCAAGACAAAACGGCGCCGCTTTGTCGCGGTCTACTGTAAAGCAGAGAGTCTAAGCTTCCGTTGGGGATGTAGTCGTAAATGAGCAAGAGATCGTTTTTGTGTTTGCACCATCCTTGGAGGTTCACCAGATTCTTGTGCCTTAAACGCCCTAAACTCTCGATCTCTGCCACGAACTCTCGAACACCTTGCATGCTATTGGGAGTTATCTTCTTGACGGCGATTTGATCAGAGGAAAAAGAAGATGAGGAGGGGCTTCCTCTGAAGACGGTGCCGAATCCTCCGGTGCCGATGATCCGGTTCACGTTGAATCCATCAGTAGCAGCGTAGAGATCTTTGTATCTGAGCCGGTGAGGATGATTGATCTCCCAGTCTTCGAGAATCTCTCCTTGTTGCAAACGCTTCTTATACATGACGAAGAAGAATAGCAAAGCAAGCAAGATGAGCGTTACTCCTGATAGAGCCACGATCAGAGAGAGGACCTGAGGGTCGTAACCTGTCTTCTTGGCAGTGTTAGGAGGCGGATGAGGAAGCTCCGAGAGGTTGAGCGGTTCTGCAACAAGAGGAGGAGGATCTACGCCGCTTGAGAAACTCCAACCCATCACGTAATGAGCACTGGACTGGTCTCTCCCCGTGGCTGCCGTGAAACCCACGTACATTTCTTCTTGCACGATCTCTAACAACTTTGGGACTGGTCGCGAGATCAAGGGCTTTACGGGTCTAGACTTCAAACGTGCCGGATAAACCGTGAAGTTAAGCGTTTGGGTTGGTCCGTCGTAATCCAAAAGTGCTTGTATCGGATCACCACTCTGAAGTAGGAAATCCTCTTTTCGGTCAGACTCGTCATTGTCGTAATACACGACCGGTTCTTGAACATCCGATGCCAGGTTGTTGAAATTCAGACCGATGTGATTCCCGGATCGATCAGAAACGTCTTTGAATCCTTGTACCGTGTCGAATTCAACAGCGAATACGTGATTCGTAAGATTCCCGTCGTTTCTTTCATTCAAAAGTCCCAAGTACTGCGCCGATTCGGCTCCGGGGCGGTCTGGAGTCGGAGATAGCGTGAAGGTGAACCCAAACCCCCCGTTGCTGGAGCTTGTAGGGATGATCACGAACACGAATGATGTGCTAAACGAACCAACCGTTGAATTTGCCAGCAATCTTACCGGTTTACTGTAGAACGCTGTACCGGTGACGTTTGCGTTTCGGTCAGTGAGCCTCAACAATCCGTCCGGTTTGATCGTCGCTACTCCTGTCGTCAGAATTTGCGATTGGTTTCCGCTAAAACCACCGAAACTGAactctgttgttgttgttgttgttgttgttgttctctgAGCTCGTCGAACAGGGACTGTCAACATCAAGAACAAGAGGAAGACGACAATGAATTTCATGATCGGTgcaaaggaaacaaagagaaTATAAACACAAAGAGGGTTTGAAAGAAGAGAAGATAACCAGGATGTGTTTCTTTCTCCTATATTTTAGGAGTTAGAGCTCTTCTTATAAGGAGGAGAAAGAACTTCCAAGTTTCAAACAAGACAGAAAGTTGCGTTACATTCGTCCTCTTTGCTAACTGGTTCACATTAACGTGTTGACAATACTTGGAGGAACCCCGTGGTTTCTGATTTTGTGGTTAATTCAGTATTTACATACAaatttcaaataacatattCAACTAatcattttcaatattttaattcCGTGGCTATTGccatttctcatttcttttgcttataagcaatttgatgattttgatgtTTATGTTGATTTTGAATTCTCACACATTTTTTTGGTCAAGATTTTGAATTTCATCTATAAAATATTGTGTTATGACTTATGATATATtggatatatttaattttttacttgAGATCACGTGCTGTAAATGATAATTAAATTTCGTTAAATTAAAGTTTCAATATAAATAGTTAGCGATTTTCACATTTTCTAGCTAAAccgccaaaacaaaaaagatatttgaatattcttttttaaCATATGTACAACTTACAAGTTTCCATTATCTACAGTTAAAACCATACTATAACGTATAAAATAATAAGGTAAACATGAACAAGGAAGTAAAAGTAATATAGTTTTGATGAGgaaattaatgtaaaatatgaataaCGATAATTAATTTGGCAATAAATACTGTATATTGTAATATAAAAATAGTCGACAATTAATATTAAAGCGTATAATTCATTCAGAAagtgtaaaaacataaaaaaaaaatcacaataaacTTAAGGACAGACAATACTCATATATAAACACAGAGGAAGTTTTTATCTGAAATATTACTAATTCATATACAAAATTCCGTAATTTGATATCGTTTCAAAATATAGACTTTTGATATATACTTTAAGTTTAGGATGCTGATATTACAAAGGATTTCTTCTATGCTGAAAATTAAGTTTTCTAATAGGTCCACCGCAGCTATATGAGTTTGACTTTGACAAATTCCATATCTGCTTTGAACCTGCAAATATTCTAATACTTTTGAGAGAAAACGAAAAGAAATTGACTTTTAAGCTTTGGACATTGTGTGATATGGGTTAGAAGATGAGTTTCAAACTTAGAGGAATGCAATAAATTTACTTCGACCAATGATTAGTATGTAACAATATCGGATCATTCATTATCTTTAGTTGAAATAAAACGCTCGTGCTTTATTATGTTTTCAGCTTTACCACAAAATTGAACGAAGTATTGCCTTTAGTTTCCGTTTATTGCGAAATCTCTCAAGTTCATAACTGAAAATTGGTCGCATAGATCCTTATCAGTTAGACTTTGTAAATGTTGTACTATTTCAAAATTCCATTTGTATTTACTTTAAAAAGTCCTTGATGTAATATTGAGATAGAAAAGATCACGTCACCTAAGGTGGTCATGTGAGATTTAACACGGCAGTGTTTTCAAACCGTATAATCCAAATTTGAAACAATGTACAAGTCAAATGAAAACATTGACCATCTTATGGATCAATGTGGTTGGATACTAGCTAGGAAAGGAGGTACAAACTCTCGAGCATCTAAAAGGCTATTACAGGAAATTAGGTTTTGATTTCAGGCAAAAGTTGGCCATGGCCCATGGGAAGTGATAAGTATAGAGCAAGCAATGGATCAGATCAGCTATGGCGAAGAGTGATACCCTTTGGTACCTACACTACTGGTCCTCCTTTCATCAGAGAATGGAATATGAATGTCATGGTGCCCCCTTCTACTCCTTTCTTCTGATTTCTGAAAATTtgattcatattttcttttgttatttgaGTGTCGCAGAGACTGTTCAGAATTTACTACAACCTTAGTGGTAGAGTAAGGCAGAAGCTGGAGAAAACAGTCCCTGGATTCAACATTATAATGGGAAAAGTACAGAAAGATTATGAGAGTCGGATTGCTCGGAGGATGAAGTGGAGGGAGGAGGAGATGAGAGAAGAGGACCTTGGGCATAATTCCGGCCATAGCGATgaagatgaggaggaggaggaggaggagggtgaAAGTGGCTccacataaatgatatatactTGATAAAGTGATGACTAGAAGAGAACATCATTTTGGTTTTCGAATTCTTTACAAGCAATGCATAACGTTTTGGAATTGGTGTGCGAGTTGTTTGTTTCTCACATATACCACCAGTGTACACACACCATGCCGTTTTTGGCGTCTTCTGTAAGAACGTAACATGGTTAGCTTGCTGCTGCCATGTTGAGTTTATTTGGAATCTCAAGAAAATATATCTATTGCTCAACATAACAAACAAACAGCCTCGAAAGCCCATTAAATCTAATTATGGGTGTCAAAGTGCGAGGCCCGATAATTATTTGCAACAAAGTTGGGAATTGCCATAGCTTCAAACATCATCGTCCAATTCTGAAGCACTCTGATTCCCATTTCTCCAACTATTGacattaattatgataaatgcATTGATAATCTGATTGATATACAGTGAAGAAAGGAGTGGTAGTCGATAGATGTTCAATTACCACATGTTTTATATCTATTGGCTTACTGAAATAGTTTGCTAAAAAACAAGTCCAACCGTGCGAGACCCAACGTCCTTGTTGGTTCCTTCCTATAATTAaggaaaagagaaaaacaagCTTTATTTCGTTTCTTTTCTTGtctataaaatttagaaaaggCCTTATTTGCTTTTGCCTTCAAATTTTTGGATTTCCTGAAGAAATCTTTGTGTAATCGAGAATAAATGGATCAGGTGTTCAACAAGGTTGGATCCTACTGGTTAGGCCAGAAGGCGAACAAGCAGTTTGACTCTGTCGGCAAGGATGTCAGCGTACGTACCCCCTCCCtaccaaaattattattaccaatcaacagaattttttttttccataatcAAAAGTTCCATCTTAatcgatttttttattaatgggtttttttctttctgaaactgcattcataaatcacattattaattgtttcttttaatttttcccGTATACGAGGCATGAATGATCTCTGACTGCATGTATATACGTTTCCTATGGAAAATTTACCTTACTTTTTTCAGTCATTTGTGACATTGCTTACTAGCCAGCTATATATCACGTGGGAGATTTGGACATGCATGTGTTGTGTGATTCTCATTTTCTCGTTATGTCTATAGATTGTGTGattctcctctcttttttctttttaggaaTTGGTGTGATTCTAATTATTATTGCcatattgattatatatatgctCGACAATTTACGATAACGCAACTAATTATGTTCTTCCTTGagcatattcttttttttgttttgttttaccaGTCGCTATCAACGAGCATCGAAGGAGGAACAAAATGGTTGGTCAACAAATTCAAAGGTTTATATAACCTGACATACAATTTTTCCATCATATATTGATGAACCACAAAGATTACAAGAAAAGGTTAGATAATAACACGTAGGAACTTACGGTAATCGATGAATATACAGGAACAATGCAGAAGCCGTTGGCTGAGTTGCTAAAAGACTATGATTTGCCGGTTGGCATCTTCCCACGCGATGCTACAAACTACGAGTTCGATGAGCAGACAAAGAAACTGACGGTGCTGATCCCATCAGTCTGCGAAGTTGGCTACAAAGACTCATCTGTCTTAAAATTCACCACAACAGTAACGGGACGTCTTGAGAAAGGAAAGCTAGGTGACTTGGAAGGAATGAAGACAAAAGTAATGATATGGGTCAAAGTCACAAGCATCTCTGCAGATTCATCAAAGGTCTATTTCACTGCAGGTGTGAAGAAGAGCAGAAACCGAGATGCTTATGAGGTGCTAAGAGATGGCGTCCGAGCCGATAAATTTTAGTTACTCCATATATTCTTCTCCTTACCGACTCTTCTTACttgaaacatataaatatttttccttCTTCAATTTGCACGATCGGCTTCATTTGAAGATACATTAACCGGTGTGTGTTTTATGAAGAATATGGTGATGAGTTTTAATACTGCCGGAGCATTTCTTGCAgagaaaaaagacaaaaataacactaaatcaagtttatgttcccaaactagcactcaaggtcaaaagtcacaaaaatagcacttaatgttttatcaaaagtcacaaacttagggtttagagttaaaaggtggggtttaggatttagggtttagggtttagggtttagggtttagagtttagggtttagggtttagggtttagagtttagggtttagagttgagaaatgaggtttaggggataagatttcaaattttgaaaaataaaaaaattaaaattttcaaaggataaacttagaaatgtgctattttggtcattttagtttttgagtgctatttttgtgatataaacttagaaagatgctattttggagatttgccctttctCGCAGGTACACGTTGGCTGAAATTATAATCTTGCGAGTTTCAacgatattttaattataatcttCTGTTTCAGACAAGTCAGTTTTCCAACTGAAATTTACAAAACCATCATTATAGCAAAATCCATTTTGCATCCAAAAACACTCTTCCCCCAACGTCTAAAATGCCTCCTAAACTCCTAGAGAGTTCCCTATCAAtggctctctctctcatctccagAGTAATGACTTTGCCATAGATACAAAACAAGAAGAAGGCTTTTTCACTTTACAAAGCCACTGCGGATAGAAAGCCACGCCTCCCCATGGATGAACACGGCACCTTTTCCCACCCTTTGCCATCCTTGAAACACTCAACCTGTAATCAAACACACACCATCAAGAGTTTATATAATGGGTAAATGATGATGAGCTTTGTCATTTCAAATAGACAAGTAACAAACAATACAGTGTCTAAGATGTCTACTCCTTCCCCCTCGTATCCTCCGATCACATATATGCAGTCTTTCACTACTGCCGCTGCTGAATATCCTCTTGCCTCCTTCATTGCTTCTCCCTCTATCCATGTCCCTCTCCGTGGCTCATATATCTCCACACTCGATACCATTGTCGATCCATCATACCCACCTATCGCATATCTGCACAAGCTTTTATCATCTTTTACCAACTCTTCTTTTTGTTATTCTTAATCCTAAACTATATATCTCAAGGTTTTAACCTTGGCAAAATAACTGAAATAGGGTCACAAAATTATGGGTTAAGAAGTTAAAAAGAAACTCACATGTAAGCGCAAACAATATTGTTCTGATTATATAGCGAGTGAGAGTGAGCGTTGCAGgttaacttttttatttgataaactGTTAACATAGTTTTATTACAATCAGTAGAACCTACTGTATATTGTTTAACAGATCATCTCATTTTCCCTGTGGGCTTGTtcttaagagaaaaaaaacgaTGGTGAGACGAAACTTACAGTTTCTCGTTCAAAACAACAAGAGAATGGCAGCCTCTTCTTGACTTCATCGATGCAATTCTCATCCACGAGTGCTCTCTAGGATCAAACCTTTCAGCTGTGCTGTtagaagtagagagagagagtttccaaCAAACTCGTTCTTGTTAGTTTCACATTATCAGCGGTAAGATTAGGGGGAAAAACAGAAGAGAGGCCTTAATGTTCTTACTTGAGGTACTCCTTCCCATCAAAACCACCGACAGCATATATCGAACCGTTATGCTCCGAGGCTGCAACTGCAAATCTCTGAGATATCACACAACAGCGATTCATTACTTGAATGGTACAAGTCAGCGAAATAGAGAGAATATGGATAATGAAGTAAGTTTACCTTGTGCTCCATTGACCTTGTTCTGATCCATCTCCCTATATCTGGATCAAGCATCTCAACATCTGAAAAAACCACCTCAGCGTTCCCGCCTCCTATTGCAAATATTTTTCCATCCAACGTGGCTCCACCTAAATTTCCTTTCCGGTCGTTCAAGGGAGGGCACAAGCTCCACCGGCCATCCGTCTCGTTATATGATTCAACTTCAAACATAAGAAATAAGAGgcaaaacataaatcaaaagtTTAGGGAGACTAAAAAAAACACGCACAATCAAGAGTAAAGTGCGCGACATCAATACACACCTCATTAAACAGTAATTTgctcaaaattttggtttagtaaTTTTCTGAGAATCACAGTAGTATGCTTCTGCTACCCATATTTAGCTTCtgtattgtttttatatttgtgttgtTAACAGACCTTAATGCATTACTAGTTAACACATGTTAGCAAAAAGGAAAGAGAGGCCCTACCTGTGTTCGACCAGCCATGGCCACCTTCATCCCCTCCAAAGACGTAAACTTTACCATCCAATTTTGCCACTGAAGCATTTGAGCGGATACAGCTCATCGAACTATGAGCCATTACAACATTCCTAGATGGAAAATATGATTGCACTGATGACAATCCTGATTCAGAGTAACCATCAAATCCGCCCAAAAGAAGTATTGCCTCGGTTGAATCATCTGGTGAATGGCTCTCCCCCACATCACTACCACGAGCTTTGGAGATCAAAGAACCTGCTGATTTGGACTCCAGCATGTTGCAACGCTCTCTCAGTCTATGGATTTCAATGTGTGCTTCACCCtgtaataccaaaaaaaaaaacaaagtctcATGAATTTTGAGCTTACATACTGAAAAATAACAAAGCATCATTCCTACTGATGTGAGGACTGTCTAAACCCTGATTATGGTGCAAAAACTGGGTGGAATATACTTATCTTTCAACTGGAGGACGTTTGTCATAACCAACATTCACCAATGAAAACAGGAAGGACCGATAAAAATCCACACCACCACCTTTGCGTTACGCAAAAAGCTTACCAGTTTCTCTTCCAAGTAGCATATCTTGGTTGAATTTTCAATTCCGTATGCCCTGAGTTCCTTCACCTCGTGCATCAACTGCAAAA
This genomic stretch from Brassica napus cultivar Da-Ae chromosome C9, Da-Ae, whole genome shotgun sequence harbors:
- the LOC106436322 gene encoding influenza virus NS1A-binding protein homolog, which produces MAQSRANFSSRNLTKTQLGGVVFGCTKDTIKECLSKHLFGLPYNHISYVQKIDTALPLFLFNYSDRKLHGIFEAAGPGLLNINPYAWTSNGSDRTSFPAQVQISARLQCEPLSEEQFKPAIEDNYYTCHHFWFELDHLQTNKLICLLTSFALKPKPPLSTCTPQNRQLFHFPSSPQIGDQVKPSKNEPVEVSLVSAKESDSSLSEQMNKDCLLEEELRDLALSHDDNTLIKTVDQPNIPTCNNLKGDGGSLVSSPPQHTTIIQLMHEVKELRAYGIENSTKICYLEEKLGEAHIEIHRLRERCNMLESKSAGSLISKARGSDVGESHSPDDSTEAILLLGGFDGYSESGLSSVQSYFPSRNVVMAHSSMSCIRSNASVAKLDGKVYVFGGDEGGHGWSNTVESYNETDGRWSLCPPLNDRKGNLGGATLDGKIFAIGGGNAEVVFSDVEMLDPDIGRWIRTRSMEHKRFAVAASEHNGSIYAVGGFDGKEYLNTAERFDPREHSWMRIASMKSRRGCHSLVVLNEKLYAIGGYDGSTMVSSVEIYEPRRGTWIEGEAMKEARGYSAAAVVKDCIYVIGGYEGEGVDILDTVECFKDGKGWEKVPCSSMGRRGFLSAVAL
- the LOC106436326 gene encoding lectin-domain containing receptor kinase VI.3, with translation MKFIVVFLLFLMLTVPVRRAQRTTTTTTTTTEFSFGGFSGNQSQILTTGVATIKPDGLLRLTDRNANVTGTAFYSKPVRLLANSTVGSFSTSFVFVIIPTSSSNGGFGFTFTLSPTPDRPGAESAQYLGLLNERNDGNLTNHVFAVEFDTVQGFKDVSDRSGNHIGLNFNNLASDVQEPVVYYDNDESDRKEDFLLQSGDPIQALLDYDGPTQTLNFTVYPARLKSRPVKPLISRPVPKLLEIVQEEMYVGFTAATGRDQSSAHYVMGWSFSSGVDPPPLVAEPLNLSELPHPPPNTAKKTGYDPQVLSLIVALSGVTLILLALLFFFVMYKKRLQQGEILEDWEINHPHRLRYKDLYAATDGFNVNRIIGTGGFGTVFRGSPSSSSFSSDQIAVKKITPNSMQGVREFVAEIESLGRLRHKNLVNLQGWCKHKNDLLLIYDYIPNGSLDSLLYSRPRQSGAVLSWNVRFQIAKGVASGLLYLHEEWEKIVIHRDVKPSNVLIDDDMNPRLGDFGLARLYERGGSLSHTTVVVGTIGYMAPELTRTRKSSTASDVFAFGVLLLEIVSGRRPTDSGNFFLPDWVMELREILTAVDPRLGSCYDSIEAKVSLAVGLLCCHQRPESRPSMRMVLRYLNGDEDVPVIDDHWGYSDSSTSDLGSKFEGYVSSDRASSSVTSFSITRISSTSVISGR
- the LOC106435165 gene encoding uncharacterized protein At5g01610-like yields the protein MDQVFNKVGSYWLGQKANKQFDSVGKDVSSLSTSIEGGTKWLVNKFKGTMQKPLAELLKDYDLPVGIFPRDATNYEFDEQTKKLTVLIPSVCEVGYKDSSVLKFTTTVTGRLEKGKLGDLEGMKTKVMIWVKVTSISADSSKVYFTAGVKKSRNRDAYEVLRDGVRADKF